In Providencia alcalifaciens, the sequence ACTGTTTCGTAGATTTTTCCGCGAGTTATCAACTTGATATTAGGAATATGATTGATGGAAATGGTTATGTCAGATACGCTCTCTTCACTACGTCAGCAAATCCGTAAATCTATTCGAGCAACCCGGCGAGAACTGACGCCTGAAGCCCAAGATGATGCGGCACAACACATTATCGCCCGCACACTTAATCACCCAAAAGTCGCACAGGCTAAAACTATCGCTCTATTTCTTTCGTTCGATGGTGAAATTAATACACGTCCATTAATCCAAACCCTTTGGGCTCACGGAAAACAAGTTTATCTTCCCGTTATTCATCCTTTTAATCCTCACCATCTATTATTTTTGCATTACACGCCGAAGACTATCTTAGTAAAAAATAAATTTAATATTGAAGAGCCACAATTGAATGTGTTGGATGTATTACCTATCGAGCAACTGGATATTATGATGATCCCGCTGGTGGCCTTTGATAGCCAAGGACAACGGTTAGGAATGGGGGGCGGATTTTATGATAGAACCTTGGCTAATTGGCAAAAAACTGGCTTTTATCCTATTGGGCTCGCCCATGATTGTCAGTTAGTTGAAGATTTACCCATAGCGCACTGGGATATTCCGTTGCCAGAAATTATTACCCCGAAAAAAATATGGCGCTGGTAAATACCAACGCCATCTCTCGATAACAATCTAAATGTAATTAGAACAGCAGACGAGCGCGGATGGTGCCCGGTAGAGATTTTAATTTCAGTAATACTTCATCCGCTTGGCTTGGTGACTGCGTTAGCACATCAATAACCACGTAGCCCACATTACCTGATGTTCTCAGATATTGTCCGACCACGTTAATGTTATTTTCAGTAAACACTTGGTTGATAC encodes:
- a CDS encoding 5-formyltetrahydrofolate cyclo-ligase, translating into MEMVMSDTLSSLRQQIRKSIRATRRELTPEAQDDAAQHIIARTLNHPKVAQAKTIALFLSFDGEINTRPLIQTLWAHGKQVYLPVIHPFNPHHLLFLHYTPKTILVKNKFNIEEPQLNVLDVLPIEQLDIMMIPLVAFDSQGQRLGMGGGFYDRTLANWQKTGFYPIGLAHDCQLVEDLPIAHWDIPLPEIITPKKIWRW